Proteins from a single region of Harpia harpyja isolate bHarHar1 chromosome 14, bHarHar1 primary haplotype, whole genome shotgun sequence:
- the LOC128151183 gene encoding uncharacterized protein LOC128151183 isoform X1 has protein sequence MASPRQSRGAGPPDSRDIGALRLKMMLCGEREGAVATAPSSTTCIAAAASGLWCKAFLVLAVCLFATALPYSLGSLAALPRPPPGSLPPSRARPGSPASQPGTGDDLVATRGDLLNEPAMRWRGSVPTDSAGTPGCFLGVKGDVTRGTDAEGWSPGMPTAAAASPSTARTSPERQHGSRDAKGLRMGTRAAVTLSPARWLGTGVPATSARLLQTTGDPSPVFQHHLALGSPRGTGPGSRDVTPVPAVTLARGIGQLAGMAEPRGSAGAALLEVVPTQLVSPEGAAGGAHGPSDAPARAGSAWVLTGTPSQSHGRADQPGGDQMLALGASPDRWTHRADLSLASSSKPPAVATAGNLPFWARVVTAAQAPSSMPASDESAASGFSDVQHGALVAKATMRSHDGQKKAERPSPGLPDLGMGEDCTAVPHPVPLPGLPSALPTERTSSSSETHTGAVWVTSAVTPEVLWDTRPAGTFPHGKAALLVDTVLAKVPENGSGLLATVLASLPSAALAQDVNHPQALAPFLPTAESGGPAVTSGRPSDRSSPPARQTLLTSTEAHPSPARTRAPSAGGPPVTGLSSAASDTVPEPGATKASYEDGAVMVASPSPRAAGVTHGFSLGSRTQRPSLHLDPSLVTASEDGPTASRCQAMKVAEMTVLPGPVAVAEEAGHSEPRTASVGATAAPAGPPGPTHASPGSVPLPSSKNPAPGRCSEAVHHTGTTTLPSPSYLLTSTGAVRAAGSLPSSWTLAAPSGVTLDVQSVSRHSVTSQHLPAAARETFTPAELMTMGKPGSSGAKPPASHPPGLPSPAQPLPAHVLPLRFRLLGIAYAEALSSRASESYRELEEEVRLMLNQMLSTYETFLQANVLEFMNGSVVVRGEALFRGDAPAPTNSHLIRTVVTEASKGRSIFSWQLEPQSVQSSGFNLESLEPEKLSISLTALQLGSSRTNSLERLISKVTQSLDALYRVRNFTVAQLRNLGGDLEIAGDLYLDTVIHADVAEVLQALTALATCSVDLTSLSVEGARLHLRVYPVSFLITNRRFSEDLLDPLAIEHQELTRDLEDVVARAVRDHRSFLQVVIRGFLPGSLICHGDVVFQHPAPTSLEVLEALVLSIRPNKTLAGSDFQVDPYSLAVGEDTLQPPLPQPGFPEYGVAIVIVCGLCIITALVIVLVCLRTRMFSWWDVAALWDRSYSEARTQTLEMDNRGIWSPSEQASGLYAPWN, from the exons ATGGCCTCTCCCAGGCAGAGCCGAGGGGCAGGACCCCCGGACTCCAGGGACATTGGTGCCCTACGGCTGAAAATGATGCTCTGTGGTGAGAGGGAAGGGGCCGTGGCCACGGCCCCGAGTTCTACCACCTGCATAGCTGCCGCTGCCAGCGGGCTGTGGTGCAAAGCCTTCCTGGTGCTGGCCGTCTGCCTGTTTGCCACTGCTCTCCCATACAGCCTGGGGTCTCTGGCTgctctgccccggccccccccgggctccctgcctccttcccgTGCTCGGCCAGGCTCGCCAGCCTCCCAGCCAGGGACAGGTGATGATCTGGTGGCCACACGTGGGGACCTGCTCAACGAACCGGCAATGCGGTGGCGTGGGAGCGTGCCGACGGACTCTGCAGGTACCCCAGGTTGCTTCCTGGGGGTGAAAGGAGACGTGACCCGTGGTACAGATGCTGAGGGATGGAGTCCAGGGATGCcgacagcagctgctgcctctccctcGACGGCTCGGACCTCACCAGAGCGGCAGCATGGATCCAGGGACGCAAAAGGGCTCAGGATGGGCACGAGAGCGGCTGTGACACTGTCCCCTGCGCGGTGGCTTGGCACAGGGGTCCCTGCTACCTCAGCTCGGCTCCTCCAGACCACAGGCGACCCCAGTCCTGTCTTCCAGCATCACCTTGCTCTAGGAAGCCCCCGTGGCACGGGACCAGGCTCCCGCGATGTGACGCCGGTGCCTGCCGTGACCTTGGCCCGTGGCATCGGGCAGCTAGCGGGCATGGCAGAGCCCCGGGGGTCTGCAGGGGCTGCGTTGCTGGAGGTGGTGCCCACCCAGCTGGTCTCACctgagggggctgctgggggggctcaCGGCCCATCTGATGCCCCAGCACGTGCAGGGTCAGCATGGGTGCTGACAGGTACTCCCTCCCAGAGCCACGGCAGAGCCGACCAGCCTGGAGGTGACCAAATGCTGGCCCTTGGGGCATCCCCTGACCGTTGGACCCACAGAGCAGATCTCAGCCTGGCTTCAAGCTCTAAGCCTCCTGCTGTGGCCACAGCCGGGAATTTGCCTTTTTGGGCCAGAGTTGTGACAGCAGCGCAGGCTCCCAGCAGCATGCCTGCATCTGATGAGTCTGCAGCCAGTGGCTTCTCTGATGTCCAGCATGGAGCTTTAGTTGCCAAAGCCACGATGAGGAGCCATGATGGGCAGAAGAAAGCGGAGAGACCAAGCCCTGGCCTGCCTGACCTTGGTATGGGTGAGGACTGCACTGCTGTTCCTCACCCAGTGCCCCTTCCAGGGCTGCCCTCAGCTCTGCCAACAGAAAGGACATCCAGCTCGAGCGAAACGCATACTGGCGCTGTGTGGGTAACCTCTGCTGTGACACCCGAGGTGCTCTGGGACACACGGCCTGCTGGCACCTTCCCGCATGGCAAAGCTGCTCTGCTGGTGGACACCGTCTTGGCCAAGGTCCCAGAAAATGGGTCTGGACTTCTGGCCACTGTCTTGGCATCACTTCCCAGTGCTGCATTGGCTCAAGATGTCAACCACCCACAAGCGCTGGCTCCCTTCCTTCCTACAGCGGAGTCCGGGGGACCTGCTGTCACCTCAGGGAGACCAAGTGATCGGTCTTCCCCCCCTGCAAGGCAGACTCTGCTGACATCCACTGAAGCCCACCCTTCCCCTGCTCGGACCAGGGCCCCCAGCGCTGGAGGTCCCCCTGTGACGGGGCTGAGCTCGGCAGCCTCTGATACCGTCCCAGAACCTGGAGCGACCAAAGCCTCCTATGAGGATGGAGCTGTTATGGTGGCTTCCCCTTCTCCAAGAGCTGCAGGTGTGACACATGGCTTCTCCCTGGGGTCACGTACCCAGAGGCCATCTCTGCATCTGGATCCGTCCCTTGTGACAGCATCTGAGGATGGACCCACTGCAAGCCGATGCCAGGCCATGAAGGTGGCAGAGATGACTGTGCTGCCTGGACCGGTggctgtggcagaagaagccgggcACAGTGAGCCCCGGACAGCATCGGTAGGAGCCACCGCTGCTCCAGCAGGACCTCCAGGGCCCACCCATGCCAGCCCAGGCTCTGTGCCTCTTCCCAGCTCCAAGAACCCTGCTCCGGGGCGTTGCTCTGAGGCCGTGCACCACACCGGCACCACAACCTTGCCATCTCCATCCTACCTGCTGACTTCCACCGGAGCTGTGCGTGCAGCCGGCTCCCTGCCCAGCTCTTGGACCCTCGCTGCACCATCAGGAGTGACCCTTGATGTTCAGTCTGTGTCCCGTCACTCTGTCACCTCCCAGcatctccctgcagctgccagagagACCTTCACCCCAGCTGAGCTGATGACGATGGGCAAACCTGGGTCCTCAGGGGCAAAGCCCCCTGCATCCCACCCCCCCGGGCTCCCCTCTCCTGCACAGCCTCTGCCTGCGCACGTGCTGCCTTTGCGGTTCCGGCTCTTGGGCATCGCTTATGCCGAGGCTCTGAGCAGCAGGGCTTCGGAGAGCTAcagggagctggaggaagaagtGAGGCTGATG CTAAATCAAATGCTGTCCACCTATGAGACCTTCCTGCAGGCAAATGTCCTTGAGTTTAT GAACGGCTCGGTGGTTGTGCGAGGGGAAGCTCTGTTCAGGGGGGATGCTCCTGCTCCCACCAACTCCCACCTCATCCGGACGGTCGTCACGGAGGCAAGCAAGGGAAGGAGCATCTTCAGCTGGCAACTGGAGCCACAATCTGTCCAGTCCAGTG GCTTCAACTTGGAGAGCCTGGAGCCGGAGAAGCTGTCCATCTCTCTCACTGCCCTCCAGCTTGGGAGCAGCAGGACAAACTCCCTGGAGAGGCTGATCAGCAAG GTGACTCAGTCTCTCGATGCCCTCTACCGTGTGAGGAACTTCACTGTTGCCCAGCTCAG AAACCTCGGTGGGGACCTGGAGATTGCTGGAGACCTCTACCTTGACACAGTCATCCATGCCGACGTTGCAGAGGTTCTGCAGGCCTTGACAGCTCTGGCAACCTGCTCCGTGGACCTGACCTCCCTCTCGGTGGAGG GAGCCAGGCTTCACCTACGGGTTTACCCGGTCTCCTTCCTCATCACCAACAGACGCTTCAGTGAGGACCTTCTGGATCCACTTGCTATAGAGCACCAGGAGCTCACCAGAGACCTTGAGGATGTG GTGGCGAGAGCCGTGAGGGACCACAGGAGCTTCCTGCAAGTGGTGATAAGAGGATTCCT GCCTGGCTCCTTGATCTGCCATGGGGACGTGGTCTTCCAGCACCCTGCTCCAACCAGCCTGGAAGTTTTGGAGGCACTCGTGCTCTCAATTAGGCCAAACAAGACTTTGGCTGGTTCAGACTTCCAGGTGGACCCATACTCTCTTGCTGTGGGAG AGGACACTCTGCAGCCTCCCCTGCCCCAACCAGGCTTTCCTGAGTATGGCGTGGCTATCGTCATCGTGTGCGGCCTCTGCATCATTACTGCTCTGGTCATCGTGCTGGTG TGTCTGAGGACCAGGATGTTCAGCTGGTGGGATGTGGCAGCCCTCTGGGACAGAAGCTACTCTGAAGCAAGGACCCAAACCCTGGAAATGGATAACCGAGGGATCTGGTCACCCTCTGAACAGGCGAGTGGCCTCTACGCTCCCTGGAATTAG
- the LOC128151183 gene encoding uncharacterized protein LOC128151183 isoform X2 — MASPRQSRGAGPPDSRDIGALRLKMMLCGEREGAVATAPSSTTCIAAAASGLWCKAFLVLAVCLFATALPYSLGSLAALPRPPPGSLPPSRARPGSPASQPGTGDDLVATRGDLLNEPAMRWRGSVPTDSAGTPGCFLGVKGDVTRGTDAEGWSPGMPTAAAASPSTARTSPERQHGSRDAKGLRMGTRAAVTLSPARWLGTGVPATSARLLQTTGDPSPVFQHHLALGSPRGTGPGSRDVTPVPAVTLARGIGQLAGMAEPRGSAGAALLEVVPTQLVSPEGAAGGAHGPSDAPARAGSAWVLTGTPSQSHGRADQPGGDQMLALGASPDRWTHRADLSLASSSKPPAVATAGNLPFWARVVTAAQAPSSMPASDESAASGFSDVQHGALVAKATMRSHDGQKKAERPSPGLPDLGMGEDCTAVPHPVPLPGLPSALPTERTSSSSETHTGAVWVTSAVTPEVLWDTRPAGTFPHGKAALLVDTVLAKVPENGSGLLATVLASLPSAALAQDVNHPQALAPFLPTAESGGPAVTSGRPSDRSSPPARQTLLTSTEAHPSPARTRAPSAGGPPVTGLSSAASDTVPEPGATKASYEDGAVMVASPSPRAAGVTHGFSLGSRTQRPSLHLDPSLVTASEDGPTASRCQAMKVAEMTVLPGPVAVAEEAGHSEPRTASVGATAAPAGPPGPTHASPGSVPLPSSKNPAPGRCSEAVHHTGTTTLPSPSYLLTSTGAVRAAGSLPSSWTLAAPSGVTLDVQSVSRHSVTSQHLPAAARETFTPAELMTMGKPGSSGAKPPASHPPGLPSPAQPLPAHVLPLRFRLLGIAYAEALSSRASESYRELEEEVRLMLNQMLSTYETFLQANVLEFMNGSVVVRGEALFRGDAPAPTNSHLIRTVVTEASKGRSIFSWQLEPQSVQSSGFNLESLEPEKLSISLTALQLGSSRTNSLERLISKVTQSLDALYRVRNFTVAQLRNLGGDLEIAGDLYLDTVIHADVAEVLQALTALATCSVDLTSLSVEGARLHLRVYPVSFLITNRRFSEDLLDPLAIEHQELTRDLEDVVARAVRDHRSFLQVVIRGFLGHSAASPAPTRLS, encoded by the exons ATGGCCTCTCCCAGGCAGAGCCGAGGGGCAGGACCCCCGGACTCCAGGGACATTGGTGCCCTACGGCTGAAAATGATGCTCTGTGGTGAGAGGGAAGGGGCCGTGGCCACGGCCCCGAGTTCTACCACCTGCATAGCTGCCGCTGCCAGCGGGCTGTGGTGCAAAGCCTTCCTGGTGCTGGCCGTCTGCCTGTTTGCCACTGCTCTCCCATACAGCCTGGGGTCTCTGGCTgctctgccccggccccccccgggctccctgcctccttcccgTGCTCGGCCAGGCTCGCCAGCCTCCCAGCCAGGGACAGGTGATGATCTGGTGGCCACACGTGGGGACCTGCTCAACGAACCGGCAATGCGGTGGCGTGGGAGCGTGCCGACGGACTCTGCAGGTACCCCAGGTTGCTTCCTGGGGGTGAAAGGAGACGTGACCCGTGGTACAGATGCTGAGGGATGGAGTCCAGGGATGCcgacagcagctgctgcctctccctcGACGGCTCGGACCTCACCAGAGCGGCAGCATGGATCCAGGGACGCAAAAGGGCTCAGGATGGGCACGAGAGCGGCTGTGACACTGTCCCCTGCGCGGTGGCTTGGCACAGGGGTCCCTGCTACCTCAGCTCGGCTCCTCCAGACCACAGGCGACCCCAGTCCTGTCTTCCAGCATCACCTTGCTCTAGGAAGCCCCCGTGGCACGGGACCAGGCTCCCGCGATGTGACGCCGGTGCCTGCCGTGACCTTGGCCCGTGGCATCGGGCAGCTAGCGGGCATGGCAGAGCCCCGGGGGTCTGCAGGGGCTGCGTTGCTGGAGGTGGTGCCCACCCAGCTGGTCTCACctgagggggctgctgggggggctcaCGGCCCATCTGATGCCCCAGCACGTGCAGGGTCAGCATGGGTGCTGACAGGTACTCCCTCCCAGAGCCACGGCAGAGCCGACCAGCCTGGAGGTGACCAAATGCTGGCCCTTGGGGCATCCCCTGACCGTTGGACCCACAGAGCAGATCTCAGCCTGGCTTCAAGCTCTAAGCCTCCTGCTGTGGCCACAGCCGGGAATTTGCCTTTTTGGGCCAGAGTTGTGACAGCAGCGCAGGCTCCCAGCAGCATGCCTGCATCTGATGAGTCTGCAGCCAGTGGCTTCTCTGATGTCCAGCATGGAGCTTTAGTTGCCAAAGCCACGATGAGGAGCCATGATGGGCAGAAGAAAGCGGAGAGACCAAGCCCTGGCCTGCCTGACCTTGGTATGGGTGAGGACTGCACTGCTGTTCCTCACCCAGTGCCCCTTCCAGGGCTGCCCTCAGCTCTGCCAACAGAAAGGACATCCAGCTCGAGCGAAACGCATACTGGCGCTGTGTGGGTAACCTCTGCTGTGACACCCGAGGTGCTCTGGGACACACGGCCTGCTGGCACCTTCCCGCATGGCAAAGCTGCTCTGCTGGTGGACACCGTCTTGGCCAAGGTCCCAGAAAATGGGTCTGGACTTCTGGCCACTGTCTTGGCATCACTTCCCAGTGCTGCATTGGCTCAAGATGTCAACCACCCACAAGCGCTGGCTCCCTTCCTTCCTACAGCGGAGTCCGGGGGACCTGCTGTCACCTCAGGGAGACCAAGTGATCGGTCTTCCCCCCCTGCAAGGCAGACTCTGCTGACATCCACTGAAGCCCACCCTTCCCCTGCTCGGACCAGGGCCCCCAGCGCTGGAGGTCCCCCTGTGACGGGGCTGAGCTCGGCAGCCTCTGATACCGTCCCAGAACCTGGAGCGACCAAAGCCTCCTATGAGGATGGAGCTGTTATGGTGGCTTCCCCTTCTCCAAGAGCTGCAGGTGTGACACATGGCTTCTCCCTGGGGTCACGTACCCAGAGGCCATCTCTGCATCTGGATCCGTCCCTTGTGACAGCATCTGAGGATGGACCCACTGCAAGCCGATGCCAGGCCATGAAGGTGGCAGAGATGACTGTGCTGCCTGGACCGGTggctgtggcagaagaagccgggcACAGTGAGCCCCGGACAGCATCGGTAGGAGCCACCGCTGCTCCAGCAGGACCTCCAGGGCCCACCCATGCCAGCCCAGGCTCTGTGCCTCTTCCCAGCTCCAAGAACCCTGCTCCGGGGCGTTGCTCTGAGGCCGTGCACCACACCGGCACCACAACCTTGCCATCTCCATCCTACCTGCTGACTTCCACCGGAGCTGTGCGTGCAGCCGGCTCCCTGCCCAGCTCTTGGACCCTCGCTGCACCATCAGGAGTGACCCTTGATGTTCAGTCTGTGTCCCGTCACTCTGTCACCTCCCAGcatctccctgcagctgccagagagACCTTCACCCCAGCTGAGCTGATGACGATGGGCAAACCTGGGTCCTCAGGGGCAAAGCCCCCTGCATCCCACCCCCCCGGGCTCCCCTCTCCTGCACAGCCTCTGCCTGCGCACGTGCTGCCTTTGCGGTTCCGGCTCTTGGGCATCGCTTATGCCGAGGCTCTGAGCAGCAGGGCTTCGGAGAGCTAcagggagctggaggaagaagtGAGGCTGATG CTAAATCAAATGCTGTCCACCTATGAGACCTTCCTGCAGGCAAATGTCCTTGAGTTTAT GAACGGCTCGGTGGTTGTGCGAGGGGAAGCTCTGTTCAGGGGGGATGCTCCTGCTCCCACCAACTCCCACCTCATCCGGACGGTCGTCACGGAGGCAAGCAAGGGAAGGAGCATCTTCAGCTGGCAACTGGAGCCACAATCTGTCCAGTCCAGTG GCTTCAACTTGGAGAGCCTGGAGCCGGAGAAGCTGTCCATCTCTCTCACTGCCCTCCAGCTTGGGAGCAGCAGGACAAACTCCCTGGAGAGGCTGATCAGCAAG GTGACTCAGTCTCTCGATGCCCTCTACCGTGTGAGGAACTTCACTGTTGCCCAGCTCAG AAACCTCGGTGGGGACCTGGAGATTGCTGGAGACCTCTACCTTGACACAGTCATCCATGCCGACGTTGCAGAGGTTCTGCAGGCCTTGACAGCTCTGGCAACCTGCTCCGTGGACCTGACCTCCCTCTCGGTGGAGG GAGCCAGGCTTCACCTACGGGTTTACCCGGTCTCCTTCCTCATCACCAACAGACGCTTCAGTGAGGACCTTCTGGATCCACTTGCTATAGAGCACCAGGAGCTCACCAGAGACCTTGAGGATGTG GTGGCGAGAGCCGTGAGGGACCACAGGAGCTTCCTGCAAGTGGTGATAAGAGGATTCCT AGGACACTCTGCAGCCTCCCCTGCCCCAACCAGGCTTTCCTGA
- the C14H15orf39 gene encoding LOW QUALITY PROTEIN: uncharacterized protein C15orf39 homolog (The sequence of the model RefSeq protein was modified relative to this genomic sequence to represent the inferred CDS: deleted 3 bases in 3 codons) — MASKRHLESLDPTIFNKLPRLETEPAASFPAGLCKSSPVPNPSSENHFNYKGSYFACPLQSPDGPEQPLARWSPATAYLHYGTGAGSQPVPAEGPLVSCLLYRPEGPGTGLQPPGAEKAKDRPTREPLMVREKWSSPPPAPGHPFPVKKPVVVNKAAPLAVPKPVYRAPACFMDPRMALPLGPPGGEPAAETGGCRLGSARCRPCQPPSPPWRAPRRHRAAQEGSPLQPWPPTAAPQPGAARQGEGGLPRAFSPYYAAFEKYRGPPGNPFLEASCPTTHSQRKVPEASSLSPDPWAKLQPPTASPVYRERPPVCYPHTHYPLPLHKAALLYHPPAPTMEAQPSALPGAYKGFGFAGSGEPFPGSYLKPQAPRSYFPSPLDTYVPRAAGTGAAASPPAKSVVLPRDAEPPRRAGYVPGPGFAFSPGDVTVFGTSFAGMEPGCEWHRVESPQQRVAVRHDGAFQPICAPEKVPGGSGGLAEMFFKGEGGWVKPSQGEQEPPYPGRRRASPAPQETPHGGPPAPIIVGKGDACKVKDAAKELVPLSPPASPPQGLKDPRDSEVSSSSPPMPVINNVFSLAPYRDYLEGTEGSAPVPFCRDHLRGDTPPQNMGGSREPSALRDVLVMSSLLPAGSVASWGLKTGSGAVQSPGESCYRRVPEEPRLVLRDPGSQEGSPDGVGSGQPAPEDMVLDLSLKRKQAGETRGPVSRAEGTPDEEEVEEEKEGPGGEVGVEEGAKPQALPLLLEVASGDKSNFQSSATFMFKKYKILRSLLPGAVPPRQAGSPCAPQLSPPPPPPPPQQHPSPPPRTPPTSPPASSPPAPQPGPQPSTSALQEARPDPQQPPLPEAPQATGEENVSLSGQLEALDPQTSADQYFTTLHTWLCDVISCSVSKSSPELLQEWLKKAELVEELGEMPKSPSKPKNGSRIPEPQKVTKGKEIWLAFQDVAALLANLLSQLQTFMFARKCPFPHVVRAGAVFIPIHVVKKKLFPKLPGASVDQVLQEHKVELRPTTLSEERHLRDLELKSCTSRMLKLLALKQLPDIYPDLLNLHWHNSIRQQLGSPGVEALKADGKAIATDSMKKKDARSNVPRATAEPHAREDGKRKVPLVPRAGSSPGSDTAAKMKEAVTSRPAGRCSALTGGAAAPEDGDRSCRDAGAWRPSVPAGTLRGRCSGWKTVTGTHGPGP, encoded by the exons ATGGCCTCGAAACGGCATTTGGAGTCTCTGGACCCCACGATTTTCAACAAGCTACCTCGGCTGGAAACGGAGCCCGCCGCCAGCTTCCCCGCTGGCCTTTGCAAATCCAGCCCCGTGCCCAACCCCAGCTCCGAAAACCATTTCAACTACAAGGGCTCCTACTTCGCCTGCCCGCTGCAAAGCCCCGATGGCCCCGAGCAGCCCCTGGCACGCTGGAGCCCGGCGACCGCCTACCTGCACTATGGCACCGGTGCCGGCAGCCAGCCCGTGCCGGCGGAGGGGCCGCTGGTGAGCTGCCTGCTGTACCGACCCGAGGGCCCGGGGACCGGGCTGCAGCCCCCGGGCGCCGAAAAGGCCAAGGACCGTCCAACGCGGGAGCCGCTGATGGTGAGGGAGAAGTGGTCCAGCCCGCCGCCAGCTCCGGGACACCCCTTCCCGGTGAAGAAGCCGGTGGTGGTGAACAAGGCGGCCCCCCTGGCTGTCCCCAAGCCGGTGTACAGAGCCCCTGCGTGCTTTATGGACCCCAGGATGGCTCTGCCGCTGGGACCCCCGGGCGGAGAGCCTGCGGCAGAGACCGGGGGATGCAGACTGGGCTCTGCCCGCTGCCGCCCCTGCCAGCCACCCTCTCCACCCTGGAGAGCCCCGCGGCGGCACCGGGCTGCACAAGAGGGGTCCCCGCTCCAACCCTGGCCTCCCACCGCTGCACCCCAGCCTGGCGCTGCCCGCCAAGGAGAAGGTGGGCTCCCCCGT GCCTTCTCCCCCTACTATGCCGCCTTTGAGAAATACAGGGGCCCCCCCGGCAACCCCTTCCTGGAAGCCAGCTGCCCTACCACCCACAGCCAGAGGAAGGTGCCCGAGGCCTCCAGCCTCAGCCCGGACCCCTGGGCCAAGCTCCAGCCACCCACCGCCAGCCCGGTGTACCGGGAAAGACCGCCGGTGTGCTACCCGCACACCCACTACCCGCTGCCCCTCCATAAAGCTGCCCTCCTCTACCACCCCCCGGCTCCCACCATGGAGGCACAGCCCAGCGCCCTGCCTGGCGCCTACAAAGGTTTCGGCTTTGCGGGAAGCGGGGAGCCCTTTCCCGGCTCTTACCTTAAGCCTCAAGCCCCAAGGAGCTACTTTCCCAGCCCCTTGGACACCTACGTGCCGAGGGCGGCCGGCACCGGCGCGGCGGCATCGCCACCCGCCAAGTCGGTGGTGCTGCCGAGGGACGCCGAGCCGCCGCGGCGAGCTGGCTACGTGCCGGGCCCCGGCTTTGCCTTCAGCCCCGGCGACGTGACCGTATTCGGTACCTCTTTTGCCGGCATGGAGCCGGGCTGCGAGTGGCACCGGGTGGAAAGTCCCCAGCAGCGAGTGGCAGTGAGGCACGATGGTGCTTTCCAACCCATCTGTGCCCCAGAGAAGGTGCCCGGGGGCTCCGGGGGGCTCGCAGAGATGTTTTTCAAAGGAGAAGGGGGCTGGGTGAAACCCAGCCAGGGGGAGCAGGAGCCCCCTTacccggggaggaggagggccAGCCCGGCCCCCCAGGAGACCCCCCATGGGGGACCTCCAGCTCCCATCATCGTAGGGAAGGGAGATGCCTGCAAGGTCAAGGATGCAGCCAAAGAGCTTGTCCCCCTTTCTccgcccgcctcccccccgcAGGGACTGAAAGACCCGAGGGACAGCgaggtttcttcttcctccccacccatgCCGGTGATCAACAACGTCTTCAGCCTGGCACCTTACCGAGACTACCTGGAGGGGACCGAGGGCTCAGCCCCGGTCCCCTTCTGCAGGGACCATCTGCGGGGGgacaccccaccccaaaacatgGGGGGCAGCCGGGAGCCCTCTGCCCTCAGAGACGTTTTGGTGATGTCCAGCCTGCTGCC CGCGGGGTCGGTGGCCAGCTGGGGGCTGAAGACGGGCAGCGGTGCGGTCCAGAGCCCAGGGGAAAGCTGTTACAGAAGGGTCCCCGAAGAGCCAAGGCTTGTGCTCCGAGACCCAGGGTCTCAGGAGGGCAGCCCTGATGGGGTGGGGAGTGGGCAGCCGGCCCCCGAGGACATGGTGCTGGACCTCAGCTTGAAGAGAAAGCAAGCCGGGGAGACCCGGGGACCCGTCAGCCGTGCGGAGGGGACGCCGGacgaggaggaggtggaggaggagaaagagggtcctgggggggaggtgggggtggaaGAGGGGGCCAAGCCCCAGGCGCTGCCCTTGCTGCTCGAGGTGGCCTCTGGGGACAAGAGCAACTTCCAGAGCTCGGCCACCTTCATGTTCAAAAAATACAAGATCCTGCGCTCCCTCCTGCCCGGCGCCGTGCCCCCCCGGCAGGCCGGCAGCCCCTGCGCCCCCCAGCTGagcccgccaccgccgccgccccccccccagcagcatccc agcccacCTCCGCggaccccccccacctccccgccggccagcagccccccggccccgcagcccggtccccagcccagcacctccGCTCTGCAGGAGGCTCGCCCGGACCCGCAGCAGCCCCCGCTGCCCGAAGCCCCCCAAGCCACGGGAGAGGAGAACGTCTCGCTTTCCGGGCAGCTGGAGGCCCTGGACCCGCAGACCTCCGCCGATCAGTATTTCACCACCCTGCACACCTGGCTCTGCGATGTTATTTCGTGCTCGGTGTCCAAGTCCTCCCCAGAGCTCCTGCAGGAGTGGTTGAAGAAGgcagagctggtggaggagctgggTGAGATGCCCAAATCCCCCTCCAAACCCAAGAACGGCTCCAGGATCCCCGAACCTCAGAAGGTCACCAAAGGCAAGGAGATCTGGCTGGCTTTCCAGGACGTGGCCGCTCTCCTCGCCAACCTGCTCTCTCAGCTGCAGACCTTCATGTTCGCTCGCAAGTGTCCTTTCCCCCACGTAGTCCGGGCAGGGGCCGTCTTCATCCCCATCCACGTGGTGAAGAAGAAGCTCTTCCCCAAGCTTCCTGGGGCCTCCGTTGACCAAGTCCTGCAGGAGCACAAGGTGGAGCTGCGCCCCACCACGCTCTCGGAGGAGAGGCACTTGCGGGACCTGGAGCTGAAGAGCTGCACCTCCCGCATGCTGAAGCTCCTCGCGCTCAAGCAGCTCCCCGACATCTACCCGGACCTGCTGAACCTCCACTGGCACAACTCCATCAGGCAGCAGCTCGGTAG CCCTGGTGTGGAGGCGCTGAAAGCTGATGGCAAAGCAATAGCCACGGATAGCATGAAGAAAAAGGACGCACGAAGCAACGTGCCAAGGGCAACAGCTGAACCGCATGCCCGTGAGGATGGGAAAAGGAAGGTCCCCCTCGTCCCCAGAGCAGGGTCCTCTCCCGGCAGCGACACGGCTGCCAAGATGAAGGAGGCCGTCACCAGCAGACCTGCAGGGAGATGCTCGGCTCTCACTGGCGGGGCGGCTGCGCCTGAGGATGGGGACAGATCCTGCCGGGACGCTGGTGCCTGGAGGCCATCGGTACCCGCGGGGACCCTCCGAGGACGATGCTCGGGGTGGAAAACAGTGACAGGGACGCATGGTCCAGGGCCATGA